One stretch of Kluyveromyces marxianus DMKU3-1042 DNA, complete genome, chromosome 8 DNA includes these proteins:
- the CYK3 gene encoding Cyk3p encodes MAQPLPVSFTVKTNFAWSGEKKDDLGFLEGDYIDVTKVAGDWYYGRLIRNKKQGYFPSNYVTILEEKYNNHVPSKQAIQQQQQKKQQHKQRLPYREEELASRSFERYPGHTSSSPNIRNNVGFSLRKSHTNEELTTYSQGKRFSADVIPTVPEYGNRKYVVSQSYSTSNLASVNNRSGRSRDIPSQPPLPPIPKSPSMPMFNNNMSSRHSFQSMSDRSTDSFGKYSNTKYMEDSLASSEESFAIMSDFSATSAGSFARHNLARSFQDSLDRSIVSESKDTTGNGASSGGHPLKESKFGDMFKKWLPKSNNDYNNGNKDYPKLPNIQNLNISSNNHDANSWMEAEAQLRRAVTITANERRERGMRATSKNVDLLLYPHSVVNKDLYSNEVLHTRQPGIVDEFLAAADFKKVDRSARQLFKEKLPAQLSVESFAQYSFPSQYFTPLEQLRGLFTFCTELFRLIDDNGKTDFNKPPENLEKVLERRYCTPYELTWLFKRMSRALKINSEIVFGFLKTPHADNTTFKLNHCWLQVCFYEEWRFVDVILGNVTNPIHEYLNNKPAKRCESFYFLTSPMNIINTHVPREYSKQHIAPELDLNIILSLPVVFPSFFKNRLRLYRFSNGLCDLEDNEIFECTLRIPNDIEVFSNVVVDGDNSLEYRTMNLSLVQVLSHNKRNAVIKAVLPPGASKGTLYIHSGVKGTQTSIENVHPISMIVPLTSSGTSSSFEFVSRIPSESVQRVEIYIKEPQNKYLSCKRKYKFEIIQNPADGIIHQSMERNLSRSMLILSPSGKHYKLSKNDPHLPFGTWSAPIEVNETGRWSAMVTSDTGSGWCEFAQWESS; translated from the coding sequence ATGGCTCAACCTTTGCCTGTATCCTTTACAGTTAAGACCAATTTTGCTTGGTCTGGtgagaagaaagatgatCTGGGATTCTTGGAAGGGGACTATATTGATGTTACAAAAGTTGCCGGTGATTGGTACTACGGTAGACTGataagaaacaagaagcagGGCTACTTTCCCAGTAATTACGTGACAATCCTGGAAGAAAAGTACAATAACCATGTTCCAAGTAAACAAGCgatccaacaacaacaacagaagaaacaacagCATAAACAGAGGCTACCGTACCGTGAGGAGGAATTGGCATCCAGATCCTTTGAGCGGTACCCGGGCCATACTTCTTCATCGCCTAATATCAGAAACAACGTTGGTTTTAGCTTAAGGAAGAGTCATACCAACGAAGAACTTACTACATATTCTCAAGGGAAACGATTTAGTGCTGATGTTATACCAACAGTTCCAGAGTATGGGAATAGGAAGTATGTGGTTTCACAGTCATATTCTACATCAAATCTTGCCAGTGTTAATAATAGATCAGGGAGAAGTCGAGATATACCGAGCCAACCTCCCCTACCTCCAATTCCTAAATCTCCATCTATGCCAATGTTCAATAATAACATGTCATCTAGACATTCATTTCAAAGTATGTCAGATAGATCAACAGACTCTTTCGGGAAATACTCAAATACAAAGTATATGGAAGATTCACTGGCTAGCAGCGAGGAAAGCTTTGCAATAATGAGTGATTTCAGTGCCACAAGTGCTGGAAGCTTTGCTAGACACAACCTTGCTAGGTCATTCCAGGACTCCCTTGATCGTTCCATAGTCAGTGAAAGCAAAGATACCACCGGTAATGGAGCATCCTCAGGCGGCCATCCCTTGAAAGAGAGCAAATTCGGAGATATGTTTAAAAAATGGTTACCAAAGAGTAACAATGACTATAACAATGGGAACAAGGATTATCCAAAACTACCCAACatccaaaacttgaatATCTCATCAAATAATCACGATGCTAACAGCTGGATGGAAGCAGAGGCCCAGTTGAGAAGAGCAGTTACCATTACGGCCAAtgagagaagagaaagaggaatGAGAGCAACTTCCAAGAACGTCGATCTCCTGTTGTACCCGCATTCCGTCGTGAATAAGGACCTATACTCTAATGAAGTACTACATACTCGTCAACCTGGTATTGTAGATGAGTTCCTAGCTGCAGctgatttcaagaaagtgGATAGGTCGGCCAgacaacttttcaaagaaaaattgcCAGCACAACTATCTGTGGAGTCATTTGCACAGTACAGCTTCCCATCACAGTACTTTACGCCATTGGAACAACTACGTGGTCTTTTCACATTCTGCACAGAGCTTTTCAGATTGATCGATGATAACGGGAAGACAGATTTCAACAAACCGCCAgaaaacttggaaaaagtgttggaaagaagatACTGTACCCCTTACGAGCTAACATGGCTATTCAAGAGAATGTCGCGGGCCTTGAAGATAAACAGTGAGATCGTATTTGGGTTCTTGAAAACACCTCACGCAGACAATACCACTTTCAAATTGAACCACTGTTGGTTACAGGTGTGTTTTTATGAGGAATGGAGGTTTGTCGACGTTATTTTGGGCAACGTGACCAACCCAATTCACGAATACTTGAACAACAAGCCAGCCAAGCGTTGCGAATCTTTCTATTTCCTCACATCCCCAATGAATATAATCAACACCCATGTGCCAAGAGAGTACTCGAAACAGCATATTGCTCCAGAACTAGACCTAAACATTATATTGAGTCTGCCGGTTGTTTTCCCatcctttttcaaaaacagGCTCAGACTTTACAGGTTCAGCAACGGTCTTTGTGACCTCGAGGACAACGAAATCTTCGAGTGCACCTTGCGCATCCCCAATGACATCGAGGTCTTCTCCAATGTTGTCGTAGACGGAGACAACTCACTCGAGTACAGAACCATGAACCTGTCATTGGTCCAAGTCCTATCACATAACAAACGTAATGCCGTCATCAAAGCGGTCCTCCCACCAGGTGCATCCAAGGGCACACTCTACATCCACTCGGGTGTCAAGGGAACCCAAACATCTATCGAAAACGTGCATCCAATCTCCATGATCGTACCTCTGACATCCAGTGGAACATCTTCCAGTTTCGAATTCGTGTCCAGAATCCCATCCGAGTCCGTACAAAGAGTCGAGATATACATCAAGGAGCCCCAAAACAAGTACTTATCGTGCAAGAGAAAGTACAAATTCGAAATAATCCAGAATCCTGCTGACGGTATCATCCATCAGTCCATGGAGCGGAACCTCAGCCGCTCAATGCTAATTCTGTCTCCTTCAGGCAAACACTACAAACTATCTAAGAACGATCCACATCTGCCATTCGGTACTTGGAGCGCACCTATCGAGGTTAACGAGACTGGACGTTGGTCCGCCATGGTGACGTCCGATACCGGATCTGGATGGTGCGAGTTCGCTCAATGGGAGAGCAGCTAG
- the ywtG gene encoding uncharacterized protein yields the protein MSSSSISEKIAVNELERKDTGLLKEMSSSSNSVHEVEAGFKVGEDEEVYVISEEQIREQMKIYEDDIANRPLSATLKQRFVRLELVEVNFKNKRNMVLMLGTFAAFAGILSGIDQSIISGASIGMGKTLHLTSHENSLVSSLMPLGAVAGSILLTPLSEYLGRKFALVVSCIFYTIGAILCAAAHSVHTMYAGRFLIGVGVGIEGGGVGVYIAESVPSSVRGSLVSLYQFNIALGELFGYLIGVIFFDVKGGWRFMVGSSLVFSTILLVGLFFLPESPRWLIHKGHSTEAYKVWRRLRDISDLSTMREFLEMQQAAEQDKELKKHESKYQSMFDLVRIPRNRRALVYAIMMVSLGQLTGINAIMYYMSTLMKHIGFSQKRSVAMSMVGGAALLLGTIPAILYMDRFGRRPWSMTILGFIIGLILVGIGYKINLKTHLAAAEGVYLSGQILYNMFFGTYATLTWVVPSESFSLATRSAGMTVCSAFLYLWAFTVTYNFNRMQQAFTYTGLTLGFYGGIAVVIGIPYQLFFMPETKDKTLEEIDDIFNMPTRKLVAQNARNLRDFFAGKRKSI from the coding sequence ATGTCCTCCAGTAGTATTTCAGAAAAGATAGCTGTGAATGAGCTTGAGCGCAAGGACACAGGTCTCTTGAAAGAGATGTCCAGCTCCTCGAATTCTGTTCACGAAGTAGAAGCAGGCTTCAAAGTAGgcgaagatgaagaggtTTATGTTATTAGCGAAGAACAGATTCGCGAGCAGATGAAGATTTATGAAGACGATATCGCAAACCGTCCGCTATCTGCGACTTTGAAACAACGTTTCGTGCGTTTGGAGTTGGTCGAGgtcaacttcaagaataaGAGAAATATGGTGTTGATGCTTGGTACTTTTGCCGCATTTGCCGGTATTCTTTCTGGTATCGATCAGTCCATTATCTCAGGTGCCAGTATCGGTATGGGTAAGACTTTACACTTGACTTCCCATGAGAACTCGTTGGTGTCGTCATTGATGCCTCTAGGTGCCGTTGCAGGGTCTATTCTTTTGACCCCATTGAGTGAGTATCTCGGCAGAAAATTCGCCCTTGTTGTTTCATGTATCTTCTACACCATTGGAGCCATTCTGTGTGCTGCCGCACACAGCGTGCACACCATGTACGCCGGTAGATTTTTGATCGGTGTCGGTGTCGGTATTGaaggtggtggtgttggtgtGTACATTGCAGAATCCGTGCCATCTTCCGTGCGTGGGTCCTTGGTCTCGCTATACCAGTTCAACATCGCGCTTGGTGAGTTGTTTGGTTACTTGATCGGtgtcatcttcttcgacGTCAAGGGCGGCTGGAGATTCATGGTTGGTTCGTCTTTGGTCTTTTCAACTATCTTGTTGGTCGGTCTATTCTTCTTGCCTGAGTCCCCTCGTTGGTTGATCCACAAGGGCCATTCCACTGAAGCTTACAAGGTCTGGAGAAGGCTAAGAGACATCTCGGACTTGAGCACCATGAGAGAGTTCTTGGAAATGCAACAGGCCGCTGAACAAGACAAggagttgaagaaacacGAGTCCAAGTACCAAAGTATGTTCGACTTGGTCAGAATCCCAAGAAACCGTCGTGCCCTTGTTTACGCTATCATGATGGTCTCCTTGGGTCAATTGACTGGTATCAATGCTATCATGTACTACATGTCCACCCTAATGAAGCACATTGGTTTCTCCCAAAAGAGATCCGTCGCCATGTCCATGGTCGGTGGTGCCGCTTTGCTATTGGGTACCATCCCAGCTATCTTGTACATGGACAGATTCGGTAGACGTCCATGGTCCATGACCATCCTCGGTTTCATCATTGGTTTAATCTTAGTCGGTATCGGTTACAAGATCAACTTGAAGACCCATTTGGCCGCCGCTGAAGGTGTTTACTTATCCGGACAAATTTTGTACAACATGTTCTTCGGTACTTACGCTACCCTAACGTGGGTCGTCCCTTCAGAGTCCTTCTCCTTGGCTACCAGATCCGCCGGTATGACCGTGTGTTCCGCTTTCCTATACTTGTGGGCATTCACCGTCACTTACAACTTCAACAGAATGCAACAGGCCTTCACTTACACCGGTTTAACTCTAGGTTTCTACGGTGGTATCGCCGTCGTCATCGGTATCCCATACCAATTGTTCTTCATGCCTGAAACAAAGGACAAGaccttggaagaaatcgatGACATCTTCAACATGCCTACCCGTAAATTAGTTGCACAAAACGCAAGAAACCTAAGAGATTTCTTTGCCGGTAAGAGAAAATCCATTTAG
- the ARO2 gene encoding bifunctional chorismate synthase/riboflavin reductase [NAD(P)H] ARO2 produces the protein MSTFGQIFRVTTYGESHCKSVGCIVDGVPPGMSLTEEDIQPQLTRRRPGQSKLSTPRNEKDRVEIQSGTEFGKTLGTPIGMLVKNEDQRPHDYSDMDNFPRPSHADFTYMSKYGIKASSGGGRSSARETIGRVAAGAIAEKFLKQVSNVEIVAFVSQIGSIKMNRDAQDPKFQHLLNTITREKVDAAGPIRCPDSSVSEAMVKEIEKYRGEKDSIGGVVTCVIRNVPVGLGEPCFDKLEALLAHAMLSIPASKGFEIGSGFEGVSIPGSKHNDPFYFDEETKRLRTKTNNSGGIQGGISNGENIYFSVPFKSAATISQEQPTATYDGKDGVLAAKGRHDPSVTPRATPIVEAMAALVLADAFLIQKSREAAFSIVS, from the coding sequence ATGTCCACCTTTGGTCAAATTTTCCGTGTTACCACTTACGGTGAGTCCCACTGCAAATCTGTGGGATGTATTGTCGATGGTGTGCCTCCTGGTATGTCTTTGACTGAAGAGGATATCCAACCTCAAttgacaagaagaagaccagGTCAATCTAAGCTATCCACTCCAAGAAATGAGAAGGACCGCGTTGAGATTCAATCAGGAACAGAATTTGGTAAGACTCTAGGTACTCCAATTGGAATGCTAGTTAAGAATGAGGACCAAAGACCCCATGATTACAGTGACATGGACAACTTCCCAAGACCATCTCACGCTGATTTCACATACATGAGCAAGTATGGAATTAAGGCTTCCTCTGGTGGTGGTAGATCATCAGCCAGAGAAACCATTGGCCGTGTTGCTGCAGGTGCCATTGCAgagaagttcttgaagcaAGTGTCTAATGTTGAGATCGTGGCATTCGTGTCTCAGATCGGTTCAATCAAAATGAACAGAGATGCTCAAGATCCAAAATTCCAACACCTTCTAAATACTATCACCAGGGAAAAGGTTGACGCAGCTGGTCCAATTAGATGCCCGGATTCTTCTGTGTCTGAGGCTATGGTCAAAGAAATCGAAAAGTACAGAGGAGAAAAGGACTCTATTGGTGGTGTCGTTACCTGTGTGATCAGAAACGTACCTGTGGGTCTAGGTGAACCATGTTTCGATAAATTAGAAGCTCTTTTAGCACATGCTATGCTTTCTATCCCAGCCTCTAAGGGTTTTGAAATCGGTTCTGGTTTCGAAGGTGTTTCCATTCCAGGGTCCAAGCACAATGACCCATTCTACTTCGAcgaagaaaccaaaagatTGAGAACCAAGACGAACAACTCTGGTGGTATCCAAGGTGGTATTTCTAACGGTGAAAACATCTACTTCTCCGTTCCATTCAAATCCGCTGCTACCATCTCCCAAGAACAACCTACAGCTACTTACGACGGTAAGGACGGTGTCCTCGCCGCTAAGGGTAGACACGACCCTTCCGTCACACCAAGAGCTACCCCTATTGTCGAAGCTATGGCTGCTCTGGTATTAGCAGATGCATTCCTAATTCAGAAATCAAGAGAAGCCGCTTTCTCTATCGTTTCATAA
- the INO80 gene encoding chromatin-remodeling ATPase INO80 gives MYIDKVVNREENRVVGVAEDLKRKWELRMARICERDDREMDYQNWKFLSYQEFELINEWNQQGKELTKDGCVKLLANMKQTHQEWEDYQKVKEQKDSIIEELKESIQIIKQEPAVPSNSNSNSNSTSDGGDKNTNDDDDENHHHNHRENGFGGVGKTAGKSPTKSPAGSPVPSSGSTPNKRRARPANANANHRPKRPSNLSKSVRNRNSSKDTETSVSKKRRTPASAANESNTPRKRPASASVSSSPSVARKGGSKSSPLTPDSAKNAEDADLSQAEEDNLSSSMADDEDLSHKNTEEPQDEEEEEEGEGEGEDDDEEGEGEEDEAAAKAEEDVDEEEDDIDDIKVPEDDGDDDDFAPSYSAISKVKVNKKVTLDSPMPAIQKELRKMAIKSSIAKAMKRKFTNCKVQTYAPDTELEIKITLKQLHIRKYKRHLAEIERKRKAEEAALKAEEEAKKRKLAPPPPPPQQVKSKDHDLPTYGMKITLKEARAIQRHYDQTYITIWKDMARRDSGRISRQLQQIQSIRSQNFKKTSSLCAKEARRWQMRNFRQVKDFQTRARRGIREMSSFWKKNEREEREMKKKAEKEALEQAKKEEEERENLRAAKKLNFLLTQTELYSHFIGSKIKTNELEGNMTDESLAAMQNNNKNKGIDISKTAASKTDIQSIDFAEEDDDNLTLMAAQNASNALRETQEKARKFDEEDEADGELNFQNPTSLGEITIDQPKMLACTLKEYQLKGLNWLANLYDQGINGILADEMGLGKTVQSISVLAHLADRYNIWGPFIVVTPASTLHNWVNEISRFVPQFKILPYWGNANDRKTLRKFWDRKHLRYGKDAPFHVMVTSYQMVVSDANYLQKMKWQYMILDEAQAIKSSQSSRWKTLLSFHCRNRLLLTGTPIQNNMQELWALLHFIMPSLFDNHDEFSDWFSKDIESHAESNTELNQEQLRRLHMVLKPFMLRRIKKNVQSELGDKIEIDVLCDLTFRQAKLYQILKSQVSGGYDAIENAAGADDVTSDQKLVNLVMEFRKVCNHPDLFERADVSSPFSFVSFGESSSLLREGDFVEVNYSAKNLINYKLPRLIYDEFIVPNYNNDVDVRAKLLYHSMNIFHPSNSIELCNTLSKLTGMSASTFTKLLEKDVINRAIDLARENNSIMEKCEVAYDHGEKALPSCLLISNKLKYMDHLKNVTTGGVLQDLLEIQSSVFENEYLNSLSPAYHPAAAAPPINIEIMGSNNFVQKKQRELFNPRISSALSSIPPSIQHKLLVEQNIPIEELPITELAPRALNNSHTSYITMPSMDRFITESAKLKKLDELLVKLKEEDHRVLIYFQMTKMMDLMEEYLTYRQYKHIRLDGSSKLDDRRDLVHDWQTKPDIFIFLLSTRAGGLGINLTAADTVIFYDSDWNPTIDSQAMDRAHRLGQTRQVTVYRLLIRGTIEERMRDRAKQKEHVQQVVMEGKAKQNKVKIVEVEKEKEKEQDSAPA, from the coding sequence ATGTATATTGATAAGGTGGTGAATCGAGAGGAAAATAGAGTGGTCGGAGTAGCCGAAGATTTGAAGAGGAAATGGGAGTTGAGAATGGCTCGAATTTGCGAGCGGGACGACCGGGAAATGGACTATCAGAACTGGAAGTTTCTATCGTACCAGGAGTTTGAATTGATCAACGAATGGAATCAGCAAGGGAAAGAGTTGACGAAGGATGGATGCGTGAAGCTTTTGGCGAATATGAAGCAGACGCATCAGGAATGGGAGGATTACCAGAAAGTGAAGGAGCAAAAGGATTCGATAATCGAGGAGTTGAAGGAGTCGATCCAGATCATCAAACAGGAGCCAGCAGTTCCCTCGAATTCGAATTCGAATTCGAATTCTACGTCTGATGGTGGAGATAAGAACACAaatgacgacgacgatgagaaccaccaccacaacCACAGGGAGAATGGGTTTGGTGGTGTTGGAAAGACGGCTGGCAAGAGTCCCACGAAATCTCCAGCTGGGTCTCCTGTACCTTCGAGCGGTAGCACCCCAAATAAGAGAAGAGCTAGGCCCGCAAACGCGAACGCGAACCACAGACCAAAAAGACCGTCGAATCTCTCCAAGAGCGTGAGGAACAGAAACTCGTCCAAGGATACAGAAACGAGCGTGTCGAAGAAAAGGCGAACGCCAGCTTCTGCCGCTAATGAGAGCAATACTCCCAGGAAAAGACCCGCGTCCGCATCCGTGTCGTCTTCACCTTCAGTGGCCAGAAAGGGCGGCAGCAAATCGTCACCATTGACGCCGGATTCTGCAAAGAACGCTGAGGATGCAGACCTTTCGCAAGCAGAAGAGGACAATTTATCCTCCTCTATGGCTGACGATGAGGACTTGTCTCACAAGAACACAGAAGAGCCAcaagatgaggaagaagaagaagaaggagaaggagaaggagaagatgatgatgaagaaggagaaggagaggaagatgaagctGCTGCcaaagcagaagaagacgtagacgaagaagaagacgataTAGACGACATCAAGGTACCCGAAGACGATGGCGACGACGACGATTTCGCCCCATCGTATTCGGCTATCAGCAAAGTCAAGGTTAACAAGAAGGTCACTTTGGACTCGCCAATGCCAGCTATCCAGAAAGAGTTGAGGAAAATGGCTATAAAGAGCTCCATTGCAAAAGCAATGAAGAGAAAGTTCACCAACTGTAAAGTTCAGACTTACGCTCCGGATACTGAACtagaaatcaaaattaCATTGAAACAGTTGCATATTCGTAAATATAAGAGACATCTTGCCGAAATAGAACGGAAGAGAAAGGCTGAAGAAGCAGCTTTGAAGGCCGAGGAGGAAGCTAAGAAACGGAAACTTGCTCCCCCTCCTCCTCCACCACAACAGGTCAAGAGCAAAGATCACGACTTGCCTACATACGGTATGAAGATCACCTTGAAAGAAGCCCGTGCCATCCAAAGACATTACGACCAAACTTACATAACTATATGGAAGGATATGGCTAGAAGAGATTCCGGTAGAATTTCAAGACAGCTTCAACAGATTCAATCGATAAGAAGtcaaaacttcaagaaaactTCGTCGTTGTGCGCTAAGGAAGCAAGAAGGTGGCAGATGAGAAATTTCAGACAGGTTAAAGATTTCCAAACAAGAGCCAGAAGAGGTATCAGGGAAATGTCCAGTTtctggaagaagaacgagagagaggaaagagaaatgaagaagaaagcaGAAAAGGAAGCTTTGGAACAGGCCaagaaggaggaagaagaaagagaaaacttGAGAGCTGCCAAGAAATTGAACTTCTTGCTCACTCAAACAGAATTGTACTCTCATTTCATTGGAAGCAAGATAAAAACAAATGAATTGGAAGGTAACATGACTGATGAGTCCCTGGCTGCTATgcaaaacaacaacaagaacaagggTATCGATATCTCAAAGACGGCTGCATCTAAAACAGATATTCAATCTATTGATTTCGCTGAGGAAGATGACGATAACTTGACATTGATGGCAGCTCAAAACGCTTCCAATGCCTTGAGGGAAACCCAAGAAAAGGCTAGAAAattcgatgaagaagatgaagcaGATGGTGAGTTGAACTTCCAGAACCCAACATCTTTAGGTGAAATCACAATCGACCAACCAAAGATGTTAGCTTGTACCTTAAAAGAGTATCAGCTCAAGGGTCTAAATTGGTTAGCAAATCTTTACGACCAAGGTATCAATGGTATATTGGCTGATGAAATGGGTCTCGGTAAAACCGTTCAATCCATCTCGGTTCTAGCACATTTAGCAGATCGCTACAACATTTGGGGTCCTTTCATCGTCGTTACTCCAGCTTCTACCTTGCACAACTGGGTGAATGAAATCAGTAGATTTGTTCCACAGTTTAAAATTTTACCATATTGGGGTAATGCTAATGATCGTAAAACCTTGAGAAAGTTTTGGGACAGAAAACATTTGAGATATGGCAAAGATGCTCCATTCCATGTTATGGTTACATCCTACCAGATGGTCGTGTCTGATGCTAACTACTTGCAGAAAATGAAGTGGCAATATATGATTTTGGATGAGGCACAAGCTATCAAGTCCTCTCAATCATCGCGTTGGAAGACATTACTAAGTTTCCACTGCCGTAATCGTTTGCTCTTAACAGGTACCCCAATTCAGAACAACATGCAGGAACTTTGGGCTTTGCTACATTTCATCATGCCTTCTTTATTCGATAATCATGATGAGTTTAGTGACTGGTTTTCGAAGGATATAGAGTCACATGCCGAATCCAACACAGAGCTCAATCAAGAGCAACTACGTCGTTTACACATGGTGCTAAAACCATTTATGTTGAGACGTATTAAGAAGAACGTTCAATCTGAATTGGGTGATAAGATTGAAATAGACGTTCTCTGTGATTTAACATTTAGACAAGCTAAGTTGTATCAGATATTGAAGTCTCAAGTATCCGGTGGATACGATGCTATAGAGAATGCAGCTGGTGCTGATGATGTAACATCTGATCAAAAATTGGTAAATCTTGTTATGGAATTCAGGAAAGTTTGTAACCATCCCGATCTTTTCGAAAGAGCAGATGTAAGCTCACCGTTCTCATTTGTATCATTTGGAGAGAGTTCATCTTTACTTCGTGAAGGAGACTTTGTTGAAGTGAACTACTCTGCCAAGAACTTGATAAATTACAAACTTCCAAGGCTAATATACGATGAGTTCATTGTTCCAAACTATAATAACGACGTGGATGTAAGAGCAAAACTCTTGTACCACTCAATGAACATTTTCCATCCTTCAAACTCTATCGAATTGTGCAATACTTTGTCTAAGCTCACTGGAATGAGCGCAAGCACATTCACAAAGCTATTAGAAAAGGACGTCATAAACAGAGCCATTGATCTTGCTAGAGAGAATAATTCCATTATGGAGAAATGTGAAGTTGCTTATGACCACGGAGAAAAGGCATTGCCATCATGCCTATTAATTAGCAACAAACTGAAATATATGGACCACTTGAAGAACGTCACAACTGGTGGAGTTCTTCAAGACCTTTTAGAAATTCAGTCGTCTGTTTTTGAAAACGAGTATCTAAATTCCTTATCTCCAGCATACCATCCTGCCGCAGCAGCACCCCCTATCAATATAGAAATTATGGGTTCCAAtaactttgttcaaaagaaacagagagaACTTTTCAACCCACGTATTTCTTCTGCTTTGAGTTCAATTCCTCCATCAATCCAACACAAATTACTTGTCGAACAGAATATTCCAATCGAGGAGCTTCCAATTACAGAATTAGCGCCTAGAGCGTTGAACAATTCCCATACATCGTACATTACAATGCCATCGATGGACAGATTTATAACGGAATCAGCTAAGTTGAAAAAGCTCGATGAATTACTTgtgaagttgaaggaagaagaccATCGTGTTCTAATTTACTTCCAAATGACAAAAATGATGGATTTGATGGAAGAATATCTAACTTACAGGCAGTACAAACATATCAGATTGGATGGTTCATCGAAATTAGATGATCGTCGTGATCTTGTTCATGACTGGCAAACTAAACCTGatattttcatctttttgTTAAGTACTAGAGCTGGTGGTTTGGGTATTAACTTGACAGCAGCAGATACCGTCATATTTTATGATTCTGATTGGAATCCAACAATTGATTCGCAGGCAATGGACCGTGCCCATAGATTGGGTCAAACAAGACAAGTTACTGTCTATAGGTTATTAATCCGTGGTACGATTGAGGAAAGAATGAGAGATAGAGCCAAGCAGAAAGAACATGTTCAACAAGTCGTCATGGAGGGTAAAGCGAAGCAAAATAAAGTTAAAATAGTGGAggttgaaaaggaaaaggaaaaggaacaagatTCTGCTCCTGcatag